The Paraburkholderia acidisoli genome contains a region encoding:
- a CDS encoding rubredoxin, producing MSEVIEYKSWVCLICGWIYNEEEGLPDEGIAAGTRFADIPEDWRCPLCDVGKAEFAVVEF from the coding sequence GTGAGCGAAGTAATCGAGTACAAAAGCTGGGTCTGCCTGATCTGCGGCTGGATCTACAACGAGGAAGAAGGTTTGCCCGACGAAGGCATCGCCGCCGGCACGCGCTTCGCCGACATCCCGGAAGACTGGCGCTGCCCGCTGTGCGACGTGGGCAAGGCCGAATTCGCCGTGGTCGAGTTTTAA
- a CDS encoding ATP-binding cassette domain-containing protein gives MSLYTITGAQLAFGHVALLDHADFSLEAGERVGLIGRNGAGKSSLLTIVADLAKPDDGLVTRQQHLSTVYVPQEPEFDANATVFDAVASGLAQVRALLDEYDTVAHRLADTPEGAEHDALLARMNVLQSSLDMADGWNWRTRVATTLAQIGLEGDARVDALSGGMQKRVALARALVLQPDVLLLDEPTNHLDFDGIRWLEELLVAQRSSLLFITHDRAFLDRVATRIVELDRGKLLSYPGNFSQYQERKAQQLEVERVENEKFDKLLAQEEVWIRKGVEARRTRSVGRIARLVQMRNDRAERRNVQGNVKLDVAQGEKSGKIVAELTDVVKRYAGRTIVDRFSGTVMRGDKIGFVGPNGAGKTTLLKLILGELKPDEGTVRVGTNLQVAYFDQMRAQLDLEKSLADTISPGSDWVEINGAKKHVMSYLGDFLFAPERARSPVKSLSGGERNRLLLARLFARPANVLVLDEPTNDLDIPTLELLEELLADYDGTVLLVSHDRAFLDNVVTSVIASEGEGKWREYVGGFTDWQTQSARSQEIAESRAPKETASPSAAPKDSAAGRNAQRSVKLSFKEQRELEELPKRIESLEAEQKTIGAQLEDGSIFAKDAQEGTRLTARYAEIDEALMAALERWEELEAKRK, from the coding sequence ATGTCGCTTTACACCATCACCGGGGCGCAACTCGCGTTCGGCCACGTCGCGTTGCTCGATCACGCCGATTTTTCGCTCGAAGCCGGCGAGCGCGTCGGGCTGATCGGCCGCAACGGCGCGGGCAAGTCGTCGCTGCTCACGATCGTCGCCGACCTCGCGAAGCCCGACGACGGCCTCGTCACGCGCCAGCAGCATCTTTCGACCGTCTACGTGCCGCAGGAGCCCGAGTTCGACGCGAACGCCACGGTGTTCGACGCGGTCGCCTCGGGTCTCGCGCAGGTGCGCGCGCTGCTCGACGAATACGACACGGTCGCGCACCGGCTGGCGGACACGCCCGAAGGCGCGGAGCACGACGCGTTGCTCGCGCGCATGAACGTGCTGCAGTCGTCGCTCGATATGGCGGATGGCTGGAACTGGCGCACGCGGGTGGCCACGACGCTCGCGCAGATCGGCCTCGAAGGCGACGCGCGCGTGGACGCGCTCTCGGGCGGCATGCAAAAGCGCGTCGCGCTGGCGCGCGCCCTCGTGCTGCAACCCGACGTGCTGCTGCTCGACGAACCGACCAACCACCTCGACTTCGACGGCATCCGCTGGCTCGAGGAACTGCTGGTCGCCCAGCGTTCGAGCCTGCTCTTCATCACCCACGACCGCGCGTTCCTCGACCGCGTGGCCACGCGCATTGTCGAACTCGATCGCGGCAAGTTGCTGTCGTATCCGGGCAACTTCTCGCAGTATCAGGAGCGCAAGGCGCAGCAGCTCGAAGTGGAGCGCGTCGAGAACGAGAAGTTCGACAAGCTGCTCGCGCAGGAAGAAGTGTGGATCCGCAAGGGCGTGGAAGCGCGCCGCACGCGCAGTGTCGGCCGTATCGCGCGGCTCGTGCAGATGCGCAACGACCGCGCCGAGCGCCGTAACGTGCAGGGCAACGTGAAGCTCGACGTGGCGCAGGGCGAGAAGTCCGGCAAGATCGTCGCGGAACTCACCGACGTCGTGAAGCGCTACGCGGGCCGCACGATCGTCGATCGCTTCTCGGGCACGGTCATGCGCGGCGACAAGATCGGTTTCGTCGGCCCGAACGGCGCGGGCAAGACCACGCTGCTCAAGCTGATTCTCGGCGAACTGAAGCCCGACGAAGGCACGGTGCGCGTCGGCACGAATCTGCAGGTCGCGTATTTCGACCAGATGCGCGCGCAGCTCGACCTCGAAAAGAGTCTCGCCGATACGATCAGCCCCGGCAGCGACTGGGTCGAGATCAACGGCGCGAAGAAGCACGTGATGAGTTATCTCGGCGACTTCCTGTTCGCGCCGGAACGCGCGCGTTCGCCGGTGAAGTCGCTCTCGGGCGGCGAGCGCAACCGTCTGCTGCTCGCGCGCCTGTTCGCGCGTCCCGCGAACGTGCTGGTGCTCGACGAACCGACCAACGACCTCGACATTCCCACGCTCGAACTACTCGAAGAACTGCTCGCCGACTACGACGGCACCGTGCTGCTCGTGTCGCACGATCGCGCGTTCCTCGACAACGTGGTCACCTCGGTGATCGCGTCGGAAGGCGAGGGCAAGTGGCGCGAATACGTGGGCGGCTTCACCGACTGGCAGACGCAGAGCGCGCGTTCGCAGGAGATCGCCGAGTCGCGCGCGCCGAAGGAAACCGCGAGCCCGAGCGCCGCGCCGAAGGACAGCGCCGCGGGCCGCAACGCGCAGCGCAGCGTGAAGCTGTCGTTCAAGGAGCAGCGCGAGCTGGAGGAATTGCCCAAGCGGATCGAGTCGCTGGAAGCCGAGCAGAAGACCATCGGCGCGCAGCTCGAAGACGGCTCGATTTTCGCGAAGGACGCGCAGGAAGGCACGCGGCTCACGGCGCGCTATGCGGAAATCGACGAGGCGTTGATGGCCGCGCTGGAGCGCTGGGAGGAGTTGGAGGCGAAGCGGAAGTAG
- a CDS encoding HepT-like ribonuclease domain-containing protein — translation MRKKDLRTVDYVEHMLEAIRRIFEYTATLSWAQFEATSIVIDAVVRNFEVIGEAARNVMLEDPEFVAAHPEIPWQTVYGTRNRISHGYYAINTEVIWQTIQHDLHELQSALLQLKP, via the coding sequence ATGAGGAAAAAAGACCTGCGTACCGTCGACTACGTCGAGCATATGCTCGAAGCGATCCGGCGAATCTTTGAATACACGGCTACGCTTTCCTGGGCGCAGTTCGAAGCAACATCGATTGTGATCGACGCCGTCGTCCGCAATTTCGAAGTCATCGGCGAAGCAGCACGAAATGTGATGCTAGAGGATCCCGAATTCGTTGCAGCCCACCCCGAGATTCCATGGCAAACCGTATACGGCACGCGCAACCGGATCTCGCATGGCTACTATGCCATCAACACGGAGGTGATCTGGCAAACGATCCAGCATGACCTGCACGAGCTTCAAAGCGCGCTCCTGCAACTGAAGCCATAA
- a CDS encoding nucleotidyltransferase family protein: MRPSEALRAHRAEIRDIVASHRAQNARVFGSSARGEDDEDSDLDLLVDPTPETTLFDLARIQLRLEALLGVRVDVRTPGDLPPRFRGTVVSEAVPV; the protein is encoded by the coding sequence ATGAGACCATCCGAAGCGTTGCGCGCCCATCGCGCGGAAATCAGGGACATCGTCGCAAGCCACCGTGCGCAGAATGCGCGCGTGTTCGGGTCGTCGGCGCGCGGCGAAGACGACGAGGATAGCGACCTGGATTTGCTGGTCGATCCCACGCCGGAAACCACACTGTTCGATCTCGCGCGAATCCAGTTGCGCCTGGAAGCTTTGCTGGGTGTGCGCGTGGATGTGCGCACGCCCGGAGACCTGCCCCCTCGCTTCCGTGGAACGGTCGTGAGCGAAGCGGTCCCGGTATGA
- a CDS encoding DNA topoisomerase IV subunit B — protein MSTKKSNAANAGYSEASIKVLKGLEPVRQRPGMYTRTENPLHIFQEVIDNASDEALGGYGKRITVTLHADQSVSVEDDGRGIPFGLHPDEKVPVVEIVFTRLHAGGKFDKAAGGAYTFSGGLHGVGVSVTNALSKRLDVTVWRDGKVAELGFADGDVVKPLTTRAAERGEKKNGTRVRAWADPKYFDSANLPLGELQRLLRSKAVLLPGVEVELVNEKTGERLAWKYEDGLRGYLLEGMGGADLLIPLFEGERYADARTTDDTFAEGEGAAWVVAWSEEGALTRESYVNLIPTPAGGTHESGLRDGLFQAVKSFVELHNLQPKGVKLLPEDVFARVSFVLSAKVLDPQFQGQIKERLNSRDAVKLVSSFSRPALELWLNQHVEHGKKLADLVIKQAQARTRAGQKVEKRKSSGVAVLPGKLTDCESTDLARNELFLVEGDSAGGSAKMGRDKEYQAILPLRGKVLNTWETERDRLFANNEVHDISVAIGVDPHSPDDSVDLSNLRYGKICILSDADVDGSHIQVLLLTLFFKHFPQLIERGHVCVARPPLFRVDAPARGKKPAQKLYALDDGELEAILDKLRKDGVRDTQWSISRFKGLGEMSAEQLWDTTMNPDTRRLSPVALGELDYEATVARMTMLMGKGEASSRRSWLEEKGNEVEADI, from the coding sequence ATGTCTACGAAGAAGTCAAACGCTGCAAACGCTGGCTACAGCGAAGCGTCGATCAAGGTGCTCAAGGGCCTCGAGCCCGTCCGGCAGCGGCCGGGCATGTACACGCGCACCGAGAATCCGCTGCATATTTTTCAGGAAGTCATCGACAACGCTTCGGACGAAGCGCTCGGCGGCTACGGCAAACGCATCACCGTGACGCTGCACGCGGACCAGTCGGTTTCCGTCGAGGACGACGGCCGCGGCATTCCGTTCGGCCTGCACCCCGACGAGAAAGTGCCCGTCGTCGAAATCGTGTTCACGCGCCTGCACGCGGGCGGCAAGTTCGACAAGGCCGCCGGCGGCGCCTACACGTTCTCGGGCGGCCTGCACGGCGTGGGCGTCTCGGTTACCAACGCGCTTTCCAAACGTCTGGACGTGACCGTCTGGCGCGACGGCAAGGTCGCCGAACTCGGTTTTGCCGATGGCGACGTCGTCAAGCCGCTCACCACGCGCGCGGCCGAGCGCGGCGAAAAGAAGAACGGCACGCGCGTGCGCGCCTGGGCCGACCCGAAATATTTCGATTCCGCCAACCTGCCGCTCGGCGAACTCCAGCGTCTGCTGCGCTCGAAAGCGGTGCTGCTGCCCGGCGTCGAAGTCGAACTCGTCAACGAGAAAACCGGCGAGCGCCTCGCGTGGAAGTACGAAGACGGCCTGCGCGGCTACCTGCTCGAAGGCATGGGCGGCGCAGACCTGCTGATTCCGCTGTTCGAAGGCGAGCGCTACGCCGACGCGCGCACGACCGACGACACCTTCGCCGAAGGCGAGGGCGCCGCATGGGTGGTCGCGTGGAGCGAGGAAGGCGCGCTCACGCGCGAGTCCTACGTCAACCTGATCCCCACGCCCGCCGGCGGCACGCACGAAAGCGGCCTGCGCGACGGCCTGTTCCAGGCGGTGAAGAGCTTCGTCGAGTTGCACAACCTGCAACCGAAGGGCGTGAAGCTGCTGCCCGAGGACGTGTTCGCGCGCGTCTCGTTCGTGCTCTCGGCGAAAGTGCTCGACCCGCAGTTCCAGGGGCAGATCAAGGAGCGTCTGAACAGCCGCGACGCCGTCAAGCTCGTCTCGTCGTTCTCGCGTCCCGCGCTCGAACTGTGGCTCAACCAGCACGTCGAGCACGGCAAGAAGCTCGCCGACCTCGTCATCAAGCAGGCGCAGGCGCGCACGCGTGCGGGCCAGAAGGTCGAGAAGCGCAAGAGTTCGGGCGTGGCCGTGCTGCCGGGCAAGCTGACCGACTGCGAATCCACCGACCTGGCGCGCAACGAACTCTTCCTCGTCGAGGGCGATTCGGCGGGCGGCTCCGCGAAAATGGGCCGCGACAAGGAATACCAGGCCATCCTGCCGCTGCGCGGCAAGGTGCTCAACACGTGGGAAACCGAGCGCGACCGCCTGTTCGCGAACAACGAAGTGCACGACATTTCGGTGGCGATCGGCGTGGACCCGCATAGCCCCGACGACAGCGTCGACCTCTCGAACCTGCGCTACGGCAAGATCTGCATTCTTTCGGATGCCGACGTGGACGGCTCGCACATCCAGGTGCTGCTGCTCACGCTGTTCTTCAAGCACTTCCCGCAACTGATCGAGCGCGGCCACGTGTGCGTAGCGCGTCCGCCGCTGTTCCGCGTGGATGCGCCGGCGCGCGGCAAGAAGCCCGCGCAGAAGCTCTACGCGCTCGACGACGGCGAACTCGAGGCGATCCTCGACAAGCTGCGCAAGGACGGCGTGCGCGACACGCAATGGTCGATCAGCCGCTTCAAGGGCCTGGGCGAAATGAGCGCCGAGCAGCTCTGGGACACGACCATGAACCCCGACACGCGGCGCCTCTCGCCGGTCGCGCTCGGCGAACTCGACTACGAGGCCACGGTCGCGCGCATGACCATGCTGATGGGCAAGGGCGAAGCGTCTTCGCGCCGTTCGTGGCTCGAAGAGAAGGGCAACGAAGTCGAAGCGGACATCTGA
- the parC gene encoding DNA topoisomerase IV subunit A — protein sequence MDDLFADVTGAPAGDTLTLGHYAERAYLDYAVSVVKSRALPDVCDGQKPVQRRILYAMNEMGLGDNAKPVKSARVVGDVLGKYHPHGDQSAYDALVRLAQDFSMRYPLIDGQGNFGSRDGDGAAAMRYTEARLTPLAKLLLDEIDMGTVDFMPNYDGAFQEPKQLPARLPMLLLNGASGIAVGMATEIPSHNLREVASAAVALIRNPKLSHAEIMEKVPGPDFPGGGQIISSEAEIAAAYETGRGSLKVRARWKIEELARGQWQLVVTELPPNTSGQKVLEEIEELTNPKLKLGKKTLTPEQLQSKQTMLGLLDAVRDESGKDAPVRLVFEPKTSKIDQGEFVNVLLANTSLESNASLNLVMIGADGRPRQKGISEILGEWIGFRFATVTRRTQHRLTKVDDRIHILEGRMIVFLNIDEVIRIIRESDEPKAALMSAFGLSERQAEDILEIRLRQLARLEKIKIEKELAELREEKAKLEELLANESSMKRLIVKEIEADAKQYGDDRRTLIQQEKRATFEARVVDEPVTVVVSQKGWVRALKGHGLDSQSFTFKAGDGLYAAFQCRTPDTLIAWGSKGRVYSVAVAQLPGGRGDGVPVTSLIELEAGTHLLHYYAASADQPLLLASSNGFGFIAKIGDMVSRVKAGKSFMTIDEGCAPLAPMPMLPNALQVACLSSGGRLLVFGLDEMKTLSGGGRGVTLMQLEEKETLVQALAINAAGVVLEGTGRGGKPGEDKMSGPVLAPQIGKRARKGRAPDSKLKVITGMRPVLPE from the coding sequence ATGGACGATCTTTTTGCTGATGTGACTGGCGCCCCCGCTGGCGACACGCTCACGCTCGGCCACTACGCGGAACGCGCGTATCTCGACTACGCCGTGAGCGTGGTCAAGAGCCGCGCGCTGCCCGATGTCTGCGACGGCCAGAAGCCGGTGCAGCGCCGCATTCTCTACGCGATGAACGAAATGGGACTCGGCGACAACGCCAAGCCCGTGAAGTCGGCGCGCGTGGTCGGCGACGTGCTCGGCAAGTACCACCCGCACGGCGACCAGTCGGCGTACGACGCGCTCGTGCGTCTCGCGCAGGACTTCTCGATGCGCTATCCGCTCATCGACGGTCAGGGCAATTTCGGCTCGCGCGACGGCGACGGCGCGGCGGCCATGCGCTACACCGAAGCGCGCCTCACGCCGCTCGCCAAGCTCCTGCTCGACGAAATCGACATGGGCACCGTCGACTTCATGCCGAACTACGACGGCGCGTTCCAGGAGCCGAAGCAGTTGCCCGCGCGCCTGCCCATGCTGCTGCTCAACGGCGCTTCGGGTATCGCGGTCGGCATGGCGACGGAAATTCCCTCGCACAACCTGCGCGAAGTCGCGAGCGCGGCCGTGGCGCTCATCCGCAATCCCAAGCTCTCGCACGCCGAGATCATGGAGAAGGTGCCCGGCCCCGACTTTCCCGGCGGCGGCCAGATCATTTCGAGCGAAGCCGAAATCGCGGCGGCCTATGAAACGGGCCGCGGCAGTCTCAAGGTGCGCGCGCGCTGGAAGATCGAGGAACTCGCGCGCGGCCAGTGGCAACTCGTGGTCACCGAACTGCCGCCCAATACCTCGGGCCAGAAGGTGCTCGAAGAGATCGAGGAGCTGACCAATCCCAAGCTCAAGCTCGGCAAGAAAACGCTCACGCCCGAGCAGTTGCAGAGCAAGCAGACCATGCTCGGCCTGCTCGACGCGGTGCGCGACGAGTCGGGCAAGGACGCGCCCGTGCGCCTCGTGTTCGAGCCGAAGACGAGCAAGATCGATCAGGGCGAGTTCGTCAACGTGCTGCTCGCCAACACGAGCCTGGAATCGAACGCGTCGCTGAATCTGGTGATGATCGGCGCCGACGGCCGGCCGCGCCAGAAGGGCATCAGCGAGATTCTGGGCGAGTGGATCGGTTTCCGCTTCGCCACGGTCACGCGCCGCACGCAGCATCGCCTGACCAAGGTCGACGACCGCATCCACATCCTCGAAGGGCGGATGATCGTCTTCCTCAATATCGACGAAGTCATCCGCATCATCCGCGAGTCGGACGAGCCGAAGGCCGCGCTGATGAGCGCGTTCGGGCTTTCCGAGCGCCAGGCCGAGGACATCCTCGAAATTCGTCTGCGTCAATTGGCGCGGCTCGAAAAGATCAAGATCGAGAAGGAACTCGCGGAACTGCGCGAGGAAAAGGCGAAGCTCGAAGAACTGCTCGCGAACGAGTCGTCGATGAAGCGGCTCATCGTCAAGGAAATCGAAGCCGACGCGAAGCAGTACGGCGACGACCGCCGCACGCTCATCCAGCAGGAAAAGCGCGCAACGTTCGAAGCGCGCGTGGTGGACGAGCCGGTCACGGTGGTCGTCTCGCAGAAGGGCTGGGTGCGCGCGCTCAAGGGCCACGGCCTCGACAGCCAAAGCTTCACGTTCAAGGCCGGCGACGGTCTCTACGCGGCGTTCCAGTGCCGCACGCCCGACACGCTCATCGCGTGGGGCAGCAAGGGCCGCGTGTATTCGGTCGCGGTCGCGCAGTTGCCCGGCGGGCGCGGCGACGGCGTGCCGGTCACTTCGCTGATCGAACTCGAGGCGGGCACGCATCTCCTGCACTACTACGCGGCGAGCGCGGACCAGCCGCTCCTGCTCGCGTCGAGCAACGGCTTCGGCTTCATTGCGAAGATCGGCGACATGGTGAGCCGCGTGAAGGCGGGCAAGTCGTTCATGACGATCGACGAAGGCTGCGCGCCGCTCGCGCCCATGCCGATGCTGCCCAACGCGCTGCAGGTGGCGTGTCTGTCGTCGGGCGGGCGTCTGCTCGTGTTCGGTCTCGACGAGATGAAGACCTTGTCCGGCGGCGGCCGCGGCGTCACGCTGATGCAGCTCGAAGAGAAGGAAACGCTGGTGCAGGCGCTCGCGATCAACGCGGCGGGCGTGGTGCTCGAGGGCACGGGACGCGGCGGCAAGCCGGGCGAGGACAAGATGTCCGGGCCGGTGCTCGCGCCGCAGATCGGCAAGCGGGCGCGCAAGGGCCGCGCGCCGGACTCGAAGCTCAAGGTGATCACGGGCATGCGTCCGGTGCTGCCGGAATGA
- a CDS encoding CopD family protein: MGHAIEIALFLHLLAVAVWVGGMVFAHFCLRPALEDLSPQLRLPLIESVFSRFFNWVGASIIVILLTGGFLLMQFGGGHATWQLHAMAGLGVIMMLIFGHIRFAVFARIRRAVQAQKWPDGARAVGTMRRLVVINLVLGIVTIGVAALARGF, from the coding sequence ATGGGTCACGCGATCGAAATCGCGCTTTTTCTGCATTTGCTCGCCGTTGCCGTGTGGGTGGGCGGCATGGTGTTCGCGCACTTCTGCCTGCGCCCGGCGCTCGAAGATCTCTCGCCGCAACTGCGTCTGCCGCTGATCGAGTCGGTGTTCAGCCGCTTCTTCAACTGGGTGGGCGCCTCGATCATCGTGATCCTGCTCACGGGCGGGTTCCTGCTGATGCAGTTCGGCGGCGGTCACGCCACGTGGCAACTGCACGCCATGGCGGGGCTCGGCGTGATCATGATGCTGATCTTCGGCCACATCCGCTTTGCCGTGTTCGCACGCATTCGCCGCGCGGTGCAGGCGCAAAAGTGGCCCGACGGCGCGCGCGCCGTGGGCACGATGCGCCGTCTCGTCGTCATCAATCTGGTGCTCGGCATCGTGACGATCGGCGTCGCGGCGCTGGCGCGCGGGTTTTGA
- a CDS encoding LysR family transcriptional regulator, which produces MRADTTRFLNDRLDWNLLRTYLAIMQERSLSRAAARLFVTQPAVSQALRRLEESLGRKLIERRGALFVPTQAGEEVYRIARDIYGTISQLETGLDERTADITGSIRLLTVSRIESRVYDEFLAEFHAAYPRIDLQIEVMRSSDIISSLQQKTATAGLSLCRTPVDKLEMRCFLRQRYAIYCGRHHRLFGLSQLTMDDLLAENFVSFTSDQIGDSLSPLTVFRDQRGFTGRIVASSPSLDEVRRLIYAGYGIGCLPEHTVRDDLARQRLWQLPPEEGLVDVDIHLLWHRERKRNAAEEAFFDAMERCMQRHALAERL; this is translated from the coding sequence ATGCGCGCCGATACCACCCGCTTTCTCAACGACCGACTCGACTGGAACCTGCTGCGCACCTACCTCGCGATCATGCAGGAGCGCAGCCTGAGCCGCGCCGCCGCTCGCCTCTTCGTCACGCAACCGGCCGTGAGCCAGGCGCTCAGGCGGCTCGAGGAATCGCTGGGCCGCAAGCTCATCGAACGGCGCGGCGCGCTGTTCGTCCCCACCCAGGCGGGCGAGGAGGTGTATCGCATCGCGCGCGACATCTACGGGACGATTTCGCAACTGGAAACGGGCCTCGACGAGCGCACCGCCGACATCACCGGGTCGATCCGGCTGCTCACGGTAAGCCGTATCGAGTCGCGCGTGTACGACGAATTCCTCGCGGAGTTTCATGCCGCGTATCCGCGCATCGACCTGCAGATCGAGGTGATGCGCTCCTCGGACATCATCTCGTCGCTCCAGCAGAAAACGGCCACGGCGGGGCTGAGCCTGTGCCGCACGCCCGTCGACAAACTGGAGATGCGCTGCTTTTTGCGCCAGCGCTACGCGATCTACTGCGGCCGTCACCACCGGCTGTTCGGGTTGTCGCAACTGACGATGGACGATCTGCTCGCCGAGAACTTCGTGTCGTTCACGAGCGACCAGATCGGCGACAGCCTTTCGCCGCTCACGGTGTTTCGCGATCAGCGCGGCTTTACGGGCAGGATCGTGGCGTCGTCGCCGAGTCTCGACGAAGTGCGGCGGTTGATTTACGCGGGCTACGGCATCGGCTGCCTGCCCGAGCACACGGTTCGGGACGATCTGGCGCGGCAACGCCTGTGGCAGTTGCCGCCGGAGGAAGGGCTCGTGGACGTGGACATCCACTTGCTCTGGCATCGGGAGAGAAAACGCAACGCGGCCGAAGAGGCGTTCTTCGACGCGATGGAGCGTTGCATGCAGCGCCACGCGCTCGCGGAGCGGCTATGA
- a CDS encoding MFS transporter encodes MTPNRTAPASARQPVRAAAAAFIGTMIEWYDFYIYATAAALVFGELYFPSEDRFVSTMASFATFAVGFFARPLGGLIFGHLGDRIGRKKALMTTLMMMGVATVCVGLLPSYASVGMLAPVLLVLLRVVQGIAVGGEWGGAVLMAGEHAPEGRRTFFASFAQLGSPAGLILSLIAFRSVTSLDKADFLAWGWRLPFLVSALLLVVGILIRLGVNESPEFERLKDQRRTAKLPIAEVFSSAWGLVLLCIGANTIGIAGVYFTNTFMIAYTTQYVGITRSLILDCLFAVAIIQFLAQPLAAWLAERMGGARFLKCAAVAAMLSPYPMFVLVQSGKVVPMVIGIAIAVVCMASFYSVIAGFVSGVFPTRVRYSAISLAYQVCGAIAGGLTPLVGTWLAHRYAGQWWPLAVFYTCLAGVSLVCIVALDARRHLHARDEAAADVVRT; translated from the coding sequence ATGACCCCCAATCGAACCGCGCCCGCGAGCGCGCGGCAGCCGGTACGCGCCGCCGCCGCGGCGTTTATCGGCACCATGATCGAGTGGTACGACTTCTATATCTACGCCACGGCCGCCGCGCTCGTGTTCGGCGAGTTGTACTTTCCGTCCGAGGACCGTTTCGTCAGCACGATGGCCTCGTTCGCGACCTTCGCGGTGGGGTTCTTCGCGCGTCCGCTGGGCGGCCTGATCTTCGGCCATCTCGGCGACCGCATCGGCCGCAAGAAAGCGCTCATGACCACGCTGATGATGATGGGCGTGGCCACCGTTTGCGTTGGCTTGCTGCCGTCGTACGCGAGCGTGGGCATGCTCGCGCCGGTGCTGCTCGTGCTGCTGCGCGTGGTGCAGGGCATCGCCGTGGGCGGCGAGTGGGGCGGTGCCGTGCTGATGGCGGGCGAACACGCGCCCGAAGGCCGCCGCACGTTCTTCGCCTCGTTCGCGCAGCTCGGCTCGCCCGCGGGCCTGATCCTCTCGCTGATCGCGTTCCGCTCCGTCACCTCGCTCGACAAAGCCGACTTTCTCGCGTGGGGCTGGCGCCTGCCGTTCCTCGTTTCGGCGCTGCTGCTCGTGGTGGGCATCCTGATCCGGCTGGGCGTGAACGAGTCGCCCGAATTCGAGCGCCTCAAGGATCAGCGCCGCACGGCCAAGCTGCCGATCGCCGAAGTGTTCAGCTCGGCGTGGGGTCTCGTGCTGCTGTGTATCGGCGCGAACACCATCGGCATCGCGGGCGTGTACTTCACCAACACCTTCATGATCGCGTACACGACGCAGTACGTCGGCATCACGCGCTCGCTGATTCTCGACTGCCTGTTTGCCGTCGCCATCATCCAGTTCCTCGCGCAGCCGCTCGCGGCATGGCTCGCCGAACGCATGGGCGGCGCGCGCTTCCTCAAGTGCGCCGCGGTGGCCGCGATGCTCTCGCCGTATCCCATGTTCGTGCTCGTGCAAAGCGGCAAGGTCGTGCCGATGGTGATCGGCATCGCCATCGCCGTGGTCTGCATGGCGAGCTTCTATTCGGTGATCGCGGGCTTCGTGTCGGGCGTGTTCCCCACGCGCGTGCGTTATTCGGCGATCTCGCTCGCGTACCAGGTGTGCGGCGCGATCGCGGGCGGCCTGACGCCGCTCGTCGGCACGTGGCTCGCGCATCGCTACGCGGGGCAGTGGTGGCCGCTCGCGGTGTTCTACACGTGTCTCGCGGGCGTCTCGCTCGTGTGCATCGTCGCGCTCGATGCGCGCCGCCATCTGCATGCCCGCGACGAAGCCGCCGCCGACGTGGTTCGCACCTGA